One window from the genome of Oceanidesulfovibrio indonesiensis encodes:
- the ftsY gene encoding signal recognition particle-docking protein FtsY, whose amino-acid sequence MAFFSKLKFWKKDEENEAAVSAEEAEAAAEAAEGAAEEAPAEPEAEIPVEGESVVSPAPPIVEPPAERTPAPEPSEVPPPEPAAAPSEAPPAAVEDWQKDLALALREAEPRLSAWLDAILEGVERKGTELWERLSFLFKALGAPASEAEDFIDRFRKWLDDMEYEAVAEFRSELQYRLALALELEDEEDERNRLMLKLSEGLAKTKETITKRIDSLLDTHETIDEAFWEELEEILIMADVGYEASVQLADRLRARAKKGNITDPALFKDLMREELEEIFKEKKRIAVVNPPEVVLVIGVNGVGKTTTIAKLAHRAQMQGRKVLIAAGDTFRAAAVEQLEIWSKRVGAGFYAKGQDADPAAVAWEAMEKAVDEGYDLLIVDTAGRLHTKVNLMDELRKIKQVLGKKHPGAPHRSVLVLDSTTGQNAISQAQLFNEGVGVDEVILTKLDGTAKGGVVVAIALQFQLPITYVGLGEKMEDLRPFDGHDFAKALLT is encoded by the coding sequence ATGGCGTTTTTCTCCAAACTCAAGTTCTGGAAAAAGGACGAGGAAAATGAGGCGGCTGTCTCAGCCGAAGAAGCGGAAGCTGCTGCCGAGGCCGCAGAAGGAGCGGCCGAAGAAGCTCCAGCCGAGCCGGAAGCCGAGATACCTGTCGAGGGCGAGTCGGTCGTTTCGCCGGCTCCGCCCATCGTGGAGCCGCCCGCTGAGCGCACGCCCGCACCGGAGCCCTCCGAAGTCCCCCCGCCCGAACCAGCGGCCGCACCGTCCGAAGCGCCGCCCGCCGCGGTGGAGGACTGGCAAAAGGACCTCGCCCTGGCGCTGCGCGAAGCCGAGCCGCGTCTTTCCGCCTGGCTCGATGCGATTCTCGAAGGCGTGGAGCGCAAGGGCACCGAGCTGTGGGAGCGACTTTCCTTCCTGTTCAAGGCTTTGGGCGCTCCGGCCAGCGAGGCCGAAGACTTCATCGACCGGTTCCGCAAATGGCTCGACGACATGGAATACGAGGCCGTCGCGGAGTTCCGCTCCGAGTTGCAGTACCGCCTTGCCCTTGCCCTGGAACTGGAAGACGAGGAGGACGAACGAAACCGGCTGATGCTCAAGCTCTCCGAGGGGCTGGCCAAGACCAAGGAGACCATCACCAAGCGCATCGACTCGCTGCTCGACACGCACGAGACCATCGACGAGGCGTTCTGGGAAGAGCTCGAAGAAATCCTCATCATGGCCGACGTGGGCTATGAAGCCAGCGTGCAACTCGCCGACCGCCTGCGAGCGCGCGCCAAGAAGGGCAATATCACCGATCCAGCGCTGTTCAAGGACCTCATGCGCGAGGAGCTCGAAGAAATATTCAAGGAAAAGAAGCGTATCGCAGTGGTCAACCCGCCGGAGGTGGTGCTCGTCATCGGCGTGAACGGCGTGGGCAAGACCACGACCATCGCCAAGCTGGCCCACCGCGCGCAGATGCAGGGCCGCAAGGTGCTCATCGCCGCGGGCGATACCTTCCGCGCCGCCGCCGTGGAACAGCTGGAAATCTGGTCCAAACGCGTGGGCGCCGGATTCTACGCCAAAGGCCAGGACGCCGATCCGGCCGCCGTGGCCTGGGAGGCCATGGAAAAGGCGGTGGACGAAGGCTACGATCTGCTCATCGTGGATACGGCCGGCCGCCTGCACACCAAGGTGAACCTCATGGACGAGCTGCGGAAAATCAAACAGGTGCTCGGCAAGAAGCACCCCGGCGCGCCGCACCGCTCCGTGCTCGTGCTGGACTCCACCACCGGCCAGAACGCCATCTCCCAGGCCCAGCTATTCAACGAGGGCGTAGGCGTGGATGAGGTCATCCTCACCAAGCTGGACGGCACTGCCAAGGGCGGCGTGGTCGTGGCCATCGCCCTCCAGTTCCAGTTGCCCATCACCTATGTTGGCCTGGGCGAAAAGATGGAAGATCTCCGGCCCTTTGACGGCCACGATTTCGCCAAGGCGTTGTTGACGTAA
- a CDS encoding TatD family hydrolase, whose product MASKKKKAPPPSPQSLGLPTGGVETHAHLDMEPLDAEVGAVLDRAVAAGVSRVGQVFLGPAAYKDGKAKFADRDDVFFILGIHPHDAESANGVNLDAIAQAFHADPLIKALGEIGLDFFRDWSPFEAQRIAFREQLSLARELDVPVVIHSRDAAEETLRTLDDMGFADRPVLWHCFGGDANLANEIVARGWLVSIPGTVTFPKNEAMRRAVAAMPLGAMVLETDCPFLTPIPYRGKTNEPAYLAFTAAEVAHIRDIEPAEVWHATARNAAGFFGLTLPSHT is encoded by the coding sequence ATGGCTTCCAAAAAGAAAAAAGCACCGCCGCCTTCGCCGCAGAGCCTCGGGTTGCCAACCGGCGGCGTGGAGACGCACGCACACCTGGACATGGAGCCTCTGGACGCCGAGGTGGGCGCTGTGCTGGACCGCGCCGTCGCAGCCGGCGTCTCTCGCGTGGGGCAGGTGTTCCTGGGACCGGCGGCGTATAAGGACGGCAAGGCGAAGTTCGCGGATCGCGACGACGTGTTTTTCATCCTGGGCATTCATCCGCACGATGCCGAATCGGCCAACGGTGTGAATCTCGATGCCATTGCTCAGGCGTTTCATGCCGATCCACTGATCAAGGCGCTTGGAGAGATCGGACTGGACTTCTTCCGCGACTGGTCGCCCTTCGAGGCGCAGCGCATCGCCTTTCGCGAGCAGCTGTCCCTGGCGCGCGAACTGGACGTGCCCGTGGTCATCCACTCGCGCGATGCGGCTGAGGAGACCCTGCGCACCCTGGACGACATGGGCTTTGCCGATCGGCCGGTGCTCTGGCACTGCTTTGGCGGCGATGCGAATCTGGCCAATGAGATTGTCGCTCGCGGTTGGCTCGTATCCATTCCCGGCACAGTGACTTTTCCAAAAAACGAGGCCATGCGCCGTGCCGTGGCCGCCATGCCTCTGGGGGCCATGGTACTGGAAACGGATTGTCCGTTCCTTACGCCCATACCGTACCGCGGAAAAACCAACGAGCCGGCTTACCTGGCCTTCACCGCGGCGGAGGTCGCCCACATACGAGACATCGAACCGGCCGAGGTCTGGCATGCGACGGCGCGTAACGCCGCCGGCTTCTTCGGCCTGACCTTACCCAGCCATACATAA
- a CDS encoding glycosyltransferase, with the protein MRTFIFLPPLAKQTGGLAQLLQVAGHLIREGFDVALVTHGDWNTPSLSAAAAFDVEKLTLSDVVVRRDDIWLAPEGWPNAMAPALDRCRVVVWCQNWAYLFSGLPEGVHWQNLPVSFLAVSRPVAWYIKEMVGASAHMLWPGIDQKSFHAPPVTPPGPPAIAWMPRKNKALAHQIRAAVESRRGKISGKPIRWVEIDGLAREDVAEVMRTCRLFLATGFPEGCALPPLEAMASGLFVVGFAGVGCWDYMRQAWQRDDYVIETPYMVRESHGPASGQSRKGGNGFFVADADVPAAALALCDALELIESDDPRARAITKAGVATARDYSLEAQARTVTALWRKAEQGELFPGPKK; encoded by the coding sequence ATGCGAACCTTCATTTTTCTGCCGCCGCTGGCCAAGCAGACCGGCGGGCTGGCGCAATTGCTCCAGGTAGCCGGGCACCTGATTCGCGAAGGTTTCGATGTCGCGCTGGTTACGCATGGCGATTGGAATACGCCGTCTTTGTCCGCAGCCGCCGCGTTCGATGTGGAAAAGCTGACACTGAGCGATGTGGTGGTGCGACGCGACGACATCTGGCTTGCACCGGAGGGATGGCCCAACGCCATGGCCCCGGCCCTGGACCGCTGCCGGGTTGTGGTCTGGTGCCAGAATTGGGCATATCTGTTTTCCGGATTGCCGGAAGGCGTGCATTGGCAGAATCTACCGGTCTCGTTCCTCGCCGTTTCGCGACCAGTGGCCTGGTACATCAAAGAAATGGTTGGCGCCTCGGCCCACATGCTCTGGCCGGGCATCGACCAGAAAAGCTTCCATGCTCCGCCTGTGACGCCGCCAGGGCCGCCTGCCATTGCCTGGATGCCGCGCAAGAACAAGGCTCTGGCGCATCAGATACGCGCCGCCGTGGAGAGCAGGCGGGGCAAGATATCCGGCAAGCCGATCCGCTGGGTGGAGATCGACGGCCTCGCACGTGAAGACGTGGCCGAGGTCATGCGCACGTGCCGCCTGTTCCTGGCTACGGGCTTTCCGGAAGGCTGCGCACTGCCGCCCCTGGAGGCCATGGCGAGCGGTTTGTTCGTGGTGGGGTTCGCCGGCGTCGGTTGCTGGGACTACATGCGCCAGGCCTGGCAACGCGATGATTATGTGATCGAGACTCCGTATATGGTGAGGGAGTCCCATGGCCCCGCTTCCGGTCAGTCCAGGAAGGGTGGCAACGGCTTTTTCGTGGCGGATGCCGATGTGCCCGCCGCGGCGTTGGCCCTGTGCGACGCGCTGGAACTTATCGAATCGGATGATCCACGCGCCCGGGCGATCACCAAGGCCGGCGTGGCCACGGCGCGGGACTACAGCCTGGAGGCTCAGGCCCGCACCGTGACGGCCCTGTGGCGGAAAGCCGAGCAGGGCGAGCTGTTTCCTGGTCCAAAAAAGTAG